One segment of Paraburkholderia sp. PGU19 DNA contains the following:
- a CDS encoding chemotaxis protein gives MDHQSNEARTTLTSSNQFELLLFRLGTVPGDSAHELYGINVFKVREILTMPVITPIVGASRCVMGAVNIRGQIIPVVDLPQLMGCEPTRGLNILLVTEFARTTQGFAVQEVDDIVRLDWNQVLPAEAAAGSGLVTSIARIDGNTGDSRLAQVVDVEQVLRDVLPAHQHDSAAPETAAFQVPPGTRILAADDSGLARTMIQQALGDIGAECIMAKTGEEAWQILIKLADEAKRNKTRLRDAVSMVLTDLEMPEVDGFTLTRRIRADERTRDIPVVIHSSLTGAANEAHVRNAGANGYVAKFQAAELAETIRHAIGA, from the coding sequence ATGGACCACCAATCGAATGAAGCCCGCACGACCCTGACCAGTTCAAACCAGTTCGAACTGCTCCTTTTCAGGCTCGGCACCGTGCCGGGCGACAGCGCGCACGAGCTGTACGGTATCAACGTGTTCAAGGTCCGCGAAATTCTCACGATGCCCGTCATCACGCCCATCGTTGGCGCGTCCCGCTGTGTGATGGGCGCGGTCAACATTCGCGGGCAGATCATCCCGGTGGTGGACTTGCCGCAGCTGATGGGCTGCGAACCCACGCGTGGCCTGAACATCCTGCTCGTTACCGAGTTCGCCCGCACGACGCAGGGATTCGCTGTGCAGGAAGTGGACGACATCGTGCGGCTGGACTGGAATCAGGTGCTTCCGGCTGAGGCGGCGGCCGGGTCGGGGCTCGTCACCAGCATTGCAAGGATCGACGGCAACACGGGGGATTCGCGACTGGCTCAAGTGGTTGACGTCGAGCAGGTCTTGCGTGACGTGCTTCCCGCCCATCAGCATGACTCGGCGGCCCCGGAAACCGCCGCGTTTCAGGTGCCGCCGGGCACCCGAATCCTCGCGGCAGACGACTCGGGACTCGCGCGCACCATGATTCAGCAGGCGCTCGGCGACATCGGCGCCGAATGCATCATGGCCAAGACGGGCGAGGAAGCGTGGCAGATTCTCATCAAGCTTGCCGATGAGGCAAAGCGGAACAAAACGCGCTTGCGTGATGCTGTATCGATGGTGCTCACCGACCTGGAGATGCCCGAAGTGGATGGCTTCACGCTGACGCGGCGTATCAGGGCGGACGAACGCACACGGGATATCCCCGTCGTGATCCATTCGTCGCTTACGGGCGCGGCAAATGAAGCGCACGTGCGAAACGCGGGTGCCAACGGCTATGTGGCCAAATTCCAGGCGGCGGAACTGGCAGAGACCATCCGGCACGCGATCGGCGCGTGA